The following nucleotide sequence is from Synechococcus sp. CBW1004.
AGGGGCCGCTGAGAGCCGGATCACCCTGCCTCAGCGGCCCGCGCTTGCGAACCCCCTGCAACGCAGCGTCGCGGTTGGCGTGAACCCTGCAAAGGGTGCCGTTCTGCGCGGAACCGCGGGGGGATCTGCCGCGGGCGATAGCCTGAAGCCAGTGCCGGCCAGCCGTGACCGAGATCCTGCCGAGGGGAAGCAGCCTGGAGGGTCCGCGCGCAACCGCGACGGTGAGCCCTCCGATCACCCCTGGGGAGGACGCGGAAGCCACGCTCCTGCAGGGCCTGTACGGGCCTCGGCATCGCTTCTGCCCGACGCCCAATCCCCAGTTGAAGGTGGTGCTCAGCCTCGATCGCGAGATCGATCTGGTGGAGCTCGAAGGCATCTGCGATGCGGTGGGCTGGAGCCGCCGGCCGCTCAGGCGGGTGCGCAAGGCGCTGCAGAACAGCCTGCTGTGTGTCGGTCTGTGGCGCCATCACCCGCGCCTGCCCCGGCTGATCGGCTTCGCCCGCTGCACCGGCGACGGTGTGATCGAGGCCACCGTGTGGGATGTGGCTGTGCATCCGCTGTATCAGGGGGCTGGGCTGGGCCGCCAGTTGATGGCCTACGTGCTCGACGAGCTCGAGCAGCAGGGGGTGGAGCGGGTGAGCCTGTTCGCCGATCCCGGTGTGGTGGGCTTCTATTCCTCCCAGGGCTGGCAGCTCGAACCGCTGGAGCGGCGCTGCGCCTTCTGGTATGCCCCCTGAGCGGCCGGCCCCTCAGCCTCCGGGCTCGCCGTAGTAGCGCCGCGCCAGCAGTGACGGATCGACGCCACGCCTCCAGGCACGCCGCAGCAGGGCGTTGCGCCAGGTGGTGCGCCACACCCCCAGACGCCGCCAGCGCCTGCCATCGACCCGCAGCGGCCCCTGCAGCAGCCGGATCGGGGCCAGTCGGCGCAGGCGCTGGATGAACTCCAGGTCCTCCATCAGCGGCAGGGGCATCAGGCCGCCGCTGCGTTCGTAGAGGGTGCGGCTGAGCAGCAGACCCTGATCGCCATAGGGCAGGCTCCGCCAGCGGCTGCGCAGGGTGCTCAGGGCGCCCACCAGCTGCAGGGCGGGCCCTGCCGCCTCGATCGCCAGCGGGAAGGTCCAGGCCGTCTGTTCACCGGCGTGGATCGCCCGCTGGATCTCGGCCGGCCAGTCGGTGGGCAGGCGCGCGTCGGCGTGCAGCAGCAGCAGCCAGGGTCCCTCACAGACGGCGACGCCGCGCCGCAGTTGCTCGCCTCGGCCGGCAATGCTGGAGAGCACCCATGCCCCGGCCAGCCGCGCCAGCCCTGCGCTGCCATCCACGCTGCCGCCGTCCACCACCCAGATCTCGCGCAGCAGGGAGGCGGGGGCGGCCGCCAGATCCGCCAGCAGCAGCGGCAGCCGGGCCGCTTCGTTGCGGACCGGGATCACGACCGACAGGGGAGGAGCAGTCACGACCCCAGGATCGGCCCTGGCCTCCCCGCTGGCCGCTCCGGCGCCCGGGCCGGGGCAGGACATCCGGCGCTGCGGTGTGGTGCCGGTCACGGCGGGTCTGTCTTCGCCGGCCCGCCCTTGAACAGCTCATGCCCAGGTGGCACCCGGGACCGGGGCGCCGGGGTGACCGACCGCACGCCACCAGGCCAGCAGATCCGCATGGTCGTCCAGATCCCGCTGCGGTCGCAGCAGACGGGGCGGCAGATCGAGCAGCGCCGCCCGCGTCAGGGTCTGCGCCAGCACCTCGGCTCCGCCCCAGGCGATTCCGCTCATCAGCCGGGTTCCCGCCCGCTGGAAGCCGGCGCGGTTCATCCCGATCAACCAGTAGCCCCCGTCCGTGGCCGGACCGATCACGAGGGGGGCAGCCTGCAGGAGCGCCAGCGCCTTGGTCAGATCGCGGCATTCCAGCCCCGGCAGATCCGTGCCGATCAGCACCACCCGCTCGGCGCCCGCGGCGAAGCCGTGGCGCAGCTGTCGCTGCATGCGGCACCCCAGGTTGCCGCCGCCCTGCCCGCCGAACGCCACCCTGTCGGCCGGCGGCCAGTCGCTCCGGCGCTGCATCGCCCGCTGCCAGCGGCGCAGGGCTCCGGGGGCGAGGCCATCCACCGCGACCTGGAGCTGGACGCCTCGGGCGGCGACCGCCGCGGCAGCCACCAGCAGGGTGTGGCTGGTGAGGCGTCCCTGGATCGCCGCGGCCCGCTCCGAGGAGCCGCAGCTGGCGGCGAGGCGCCGTTTGCAGCGTCCGGGAGCTGGCCATCGGGCCATCACCACGATCCTGCAGGCCCCGGCAGCCGCCTGCGGGCGGCGCCGGCGCCGATGTGCTCCAGACATCCCGACGGGGCGGGAAGAGGTGGGAATCACTGCTCCTTGGGCAGTTCCGCCGGCCGCACGGTGAGGGTCTGGCGGCCGTCGCCGCGGCGGATCACCACAGCCAGGGGCTGATTCACCTGGCCGCGATCCACCGCCAGCTGCACCTCCGAGGGGTTCTTCACCGCCGCGTCGCCCACCTTCT
It contains:
- a CDS encoding GNAT family N-acetyltransferase, which gives rise to MSPPITPGEDAEATLLQGLYGPRHRFCPTPNPQLKVVLSLDREIDLVELEGICDAVGWSRRPLRRVRKALQNSLLCVGLWRHHPRLPRLIGFARCTGDGVIEATVWDVAVHPLYQGAGLGRQLMAYVLDELEQQGVERVSLFADPGVVGFYSSQGWQLEPLERRCAFWYAP
- a CDS encoding TIGR04283 family arsenosugar biosynthesis glycosyltransferase; translation: MTAPPLSVVIPVRNEAARLPLLLADLAAAPASLLREIWVVDGGSVDGSAGLARLAGAWVLSSIAGRGEQLRRGVAVCEGPWLLLLHADARLPTDWPAEIQRAIHAGEQTAWTFPLAIEAAGPALQLVGALSTLRSRWRSLPYGDQGLLLSRTLYERSGGLMPLPLMEDLEFIQRLRRLAPIRLLQGPLRVDGRRWRRLGVWRTTWRNALLRRAWRRGVDPSLLARRYYGEPGG
- a CDS encoding TIGR04282 family arsenosugar biosynthesis glycosyltransferase, with the translated sequence MARWPAPGRCKRRLAASCGSSERAAAIQGRLTSHTLLVAAAAVAARGVQLQVAVDGLAPGALRRWQRAMQRRSDWPPADRVAFGGQGGGNLGCRMQRQLRHGFAAGAERVVLIGTDLPGLECRDLTKALALLQAAPLVIGPATDGGYWLIGMNRAGFQRAGTRLMSGIAWGGAEVLAQTLTRAALLDLPPRLLRPQRDLDDHADLLAWWRAVGHPGAPVPGATWA